From Bacteroidota bacterium, a single genomic window includes:
- a CDS encoding GNAT family N-acetyltransferase translates to MLLKGEKIELRALEPTDLSLLYTWENNTDIWQVSNTSTPYSKYILEQYILNSHNDIYTTKQLRLIIQETVNGNVVGCIDLFDFDPAHLRAGIGILIANKQDRKNGYATEALDLLIKYSFSVLNLQQLYCNITVDNTASCTLFKKMGFELVGTKKQWIRTENNWLDEQLYQLIKR, encoded by the coding sequence ATGCTTTTGAAAGGAGAAAAAATAGAATTGCGTGCACTTGAACCAACTGATTTATCGTTACTATACACATGGGAAAACAATACTGACATTTGGCAAGTAAGTAATACTTCTACGCCCTATTCTAAATATATTTTGGAGCAGTATATTCTAAATTCGCATAACGATATTTATACTACCAAACAGCTCCGATTAATAATACAAGAAACAGTTAATGGAAATGTAGTTGGCTGTATCGATTTATTTGATTTTGATCCCGCACATTTGCGCGCAGGGATTGGAATTTTAATAGCGAACAAACAAGATAGAAAGAATGGTTATGCCACGGAAGCACTTGATTTACTTATAAAATATAGCTTTTCTGTTTTGAACTTGCAACAACTATATTGCAATATAACGGTTGACAATACAGCCAGCTGCACTTTGTTTAAAAAAATGGGCTTTGAACTAGTAGGCACAAAAAAACAGTGGATACGAACCGAAAACAACTGGCTAGATGAACAGCTTTATCAATTGATTAAACGGTAA